A DNA window from Maribellus comscasis contains the following coding sequences:
- a CDS encoding NAD(P)/FAD-dependent oxidoreductase yields MDEVFDVIIVGAGAAGLTAGIYASRAKLSTLILNEGAVGGQMVLTEEIANYPGVPATKGYMLANTMKQQAKSFGCKIKSNIKITKYKLEGEVKEIELEDGRSFKGKSVILTPGGRPRSLNVEGEGEFKGKGISYCATCDGDFFTGKEVVVVGGGNSALEEAVALTTYATKVTIVHQFDHFQAFEHAVQEAKKNPKIEFIMESELRGFYGNGQLQKVAIEHLPSGKTSELTTDGTFIFVGYQPNTESIKGLVDLNERGEIVVDSGMKTSVDGVFAAGDCITKRYRQVTTAVADGTIAALSVSEYLRN; encoded by the coding sequence ATGGATGAAGTTTTTGATGTAATAATAGTTGGAGCAGGAGCTGCCGGTTTAACTGCCGGGATTTATGCTTCACGCGCCAAACTTTCAACGCTTATTTTAAACGAAGGTGCAGTTGGAGGACAAATGGTATTAACCGAAGAAATTGCCAATTATCCGGGCGTTCCGGCTACCAAAGGTTATATGCTCGCCAACACGATGAAACAGCAAGCCAAAAGTTTTGGCTGCAAAATAAAGTCGAATATAAAAATTACAAAATACAAGCTTGAAGGTGAAGTAAAGGAAATTGAACTGGAAGACGGGAGATCGTTTAAAGGAAAATCGGTGATTTTAACACCTGGAGGGCGACCGCGTTCTTTAAACGTTGAGGGTGAAGGCGAGTTCAAAGGAAAGGGGATTTCATATTGCGCAACCTGCGACGGCGATTTTTTTACCGGAAAGGAAGTAGTGGTAGTTGGCGGCGGAAATTCTGCTTTGGAAGAAGCGGTGGCTTTAACAACTTACGCAACAAAAGTTACCATTGTCCACCAGTTTGATCATTTTCAGGCATTTGAACACGCAGTTCAGGAAGCAAAAAAGAATCCGAAAATTGAATTTATCATGGAATCGGAACTGCGCGGATTTTATGGAAATGGTCAGTTGCAGAAAGTAGCAATTGAGCATTTGCCTAGTGGCAAAACGTCAGAACTAACTACCGACGGCACATTTATTTTTGTGGGCTATCAGCCGAATACCGAAAGTATAAAAGGCCTGGTAGATTTAAATGAACGTGGCGAAATTGTTGTCGATTCCGGAATGAAAACCAGTGTTGACGGTGTTTTTGCTGCCGGCGATTGTATTACAAAACGTTATCGGCAGGTGACTACAGCTGTGGCCGATGGAACCATCGCTGCATTAAGCGTTTCAGAATATTTAAGGAATTAA
- a CDS encoding OsmC family protein, producing MVKQEIKINWLENMAFEADVSGHKITIDAGEQVGGENRGPRPKPLLMVGLAGCTAMDVISILKKMRIEPEEFNVRVEGDVTEEHPKQFERMKVIYEFKGENLPMEKLQKAVSLSEERYCGVSAMYKKAIEMTSEIVILN from the coding sequence ATGGTAAAGCAGGAAATTAAAATAAACTGGCTGGAGAACATGGCCTTTGAAGCCGACGTGAGCGGACATAAAATTACGATAGATGCTGGTGAACAGGTCGGAGGAGAAAATCGCGGCCCCCGGCCAAAACCATTATTGATGGTTGGACTTGCAGGTTGTACTGCAATGGATGTAATTTCTATCCTGAAAAAAATGCGTATTGAACCCGAAGAATTTAATGTTCGGGTTGAAGGCGATGTTACTGAAGAACATCCCAAACAGTTTGAAAGGATGAAAGTTATTTATGAGTTCAAGGGCGAAAATTTGCCGATGGAAAAATTACAGAAGGCAGTAAGTCTTTCAGAAGAGAGATACTGCGGAGTAAGCGCAATGTATAAAAAGGCCATTGAAATGACTTCTGAAATTGTAATTCTGAATTAA
- a CDS encoding ABC transporter permease — MQTVQNKIKGFQLTAIHFTKELKAIFTDSGALLILIGAVVIYPIIYSIGYYNEVMTDIKIAVVDQDHSEASRKYTAMIDASSELEVVYKPLDLVSAENLFMTNKLSGVILIPKNFGKNVLSGKQANVAVYADASYFLKYRNTILASTYSNAYFSGGISVLHYMAEGQSFQQAQISSDPLPAYTHILYNPSSGYGSFVMPGVILVIFQQTLLIGIGLLGGSFSESKASPFILLKQKRRKEIIPYLTGKTGAYIFISLLNIAYAIILVHHWFKYPDKASIPDVLMLMFPFLLSTIFLGIGVSTLFKHRESALIFMVFLSPIALFLSGLSWPASSIPQWLVLLSKLMPSTTVIPAYLRLRTMGVSLTDVKSEMIFMYIQAAVYLTLTLVYFFIKTGKKSRKA; from the coding sequence ATGCAAACAGTTCAAAATAAAATTAAGGGATTCCAACTTACAGCCATTCATTTTACGAAAGAATTAAAAGCCATATTTACCGACAGTGGAGCTTTACTCATCCTCATTGGAGCCGTGGTAATTTATCCCATTATTTATTCCATTGGTTATTATAATGAAGTGATGACAGACATAAAAATAGCGGTGGTTGACCAGGATCATTCTGAGGCCAGTCGAAAATATACAGCGATGATTGATGCGTCAAGTGAGTTGGAAGTTGTTTACAAACCGTTGGATTTGGTCAGTGCCGAAAATTTGTTTATGACAAACAAATTAAGCGGTGTGATTCTGATTCCCAAAAATTTTGGAAAAAATGTACTCTCCGGCAAGCAGGCAAACGTTGCAGTTTATGCCGATGCCAGCTATTTTCTTAAGTACAGGAATACCATTTTGGCAAGCACATATTCCAATGCTTATTTTAGTGGCGGAATCTCTGTATTACATTATATGGCAGAGGGCCAATCTTTTCAGCAAGCCCAAATAAGCAGCGATCCACTTCCGGCATACACACATATTTTGTACAATCCGTCATCAGGTTACGGGAGTTTTGTAATGCCTGGCGTAATTCTCGTTATTTTTCAGCAAACGCTGTTAATCGGAATCGGATTACTGGGAGGCTCATTTTCTGAATCAAAAGCATCTCCCTTTATCCTGCTCAAACAAAAAAGAAGAAAAGAAATTATTCCTTATCTGACCGGAAAAACAGGTGCATATATTTTCATTTCACTCTTAAATATTGCTTACGCTATTATTTTGGTTCATCATTGGTTCAAATATCCTGACAAAGCAAGTATTCCGGATGTTTTAATGCTTATGTTTCCTTTTCTGTTGAGTACTATTTTTCTTGGAATTGGTGTATCTACTTTATTTAAACATCGCGAGTCGGCGCTTATTTTTATGGTTTTTCTGTCACCAATAGCATTATTTTTAAGTGGATTATCGTGGCCTGCATCTTCCATTCCGCAATGGCTGGTTTTGCTTTCAAAACTAATGCCGAGCACAACGGTAATTCCGGCCTACCTGAGGTTACGAACAATGGGAGTCAGTCTTACCGATGTAAAATCGGAGATGATATTTATGTATATTCAAGCTGCGGTTTACCTGACTTTAACACTTGTCTATTTCTTTATAAAAACAGGAAAGAAAAGTAGAAAGGCATAA
- a CDS encoding helix-turn-helix domain-containing protein produces MMQKSNHTLINPQTGNLAFKLYSVDGTNPFDHIQRLNYYSLIWIHQGEGTLRADFSEYNIKENLLLAFSPYQPFLLSAEKEITATVIHFHSDFFCIHKHHKEIACHGVLFNNIYDPPFVKIQEETKNKLQILVSQIKEELQQTELAQYESLVSYLKIFLITASRHKAAQYPDLNKNENTQTSEPFVLQSLKNSIEEYYKTKHSPSDYAEILTISPKALAKITKKHFNKTLTEIISDRIIIEAKRELYLTNKTVKEIAFELGYDDEYYFSRFFKKNATVSPQTYRETVGFNKSAVV; encoded by the coding sequence ATGATGCAAAAAAGTAACCACACGCTTATTAACCCCCAAACCGGGAACCTTGCCTTTAAACTTTATTCTGTTGACGGTACTAACCCCTTCGACCATATTCAGCGTTTAAATTATTATTCGCTGATATGGATACATCAGGGAGAAGGAACATTACGCGCAGACTTCAGTGAATACAACATTAAGGAAAATTTATTGCTTGCTTTTTCTCCTTACCAACCGTTTTTGTTGTCGGCAGAAAAAGAGATAACTGCCACAGTTATTCATTTTCATTCCGACTTTTTCTGCATTCACAAACACCATAAAGAAATTGCCTGTCATGGTGTTTTATTTAATAATATTTATGATCCTCCTTTTGTGAAAATTCAGGAAGAAACAAAAAATAAACTGCAAATTCTGGTTAGCCAAATAAAGGAAGAATTACAACAAACTGAACTGGCACAGTACGAGTCGCTTGTTTCTTATTTGAAAATTTTTCTTATCACAGCCTCCCGGCATAAAGCTGCACAGTACCCGGATCTAAATAAAAATGAAAATACGCAAACAAGTGAACCTTTTGTGTTACAAAGCCTGAAAAACAGCATCGAGGAATACTACAAAACCAAACATAGTCCCAGCGACTACGCAGAAATACTAACCATTAGCCCGAAAGCCCTGGCTAAGATCACAAAAAAGCATTTTAATAAAACACTAACCGAAATCATTTCCGACAGAATAATTATTGAAGCAAAAAGGGAATTGTATCTAACCAATAAAACGGTTAAAGAGATTGCCTTCGAATTGGGGTATGACGACGAATACTATTTTAGCCGTTTTTTCAAAAAAAATGCAACTGTTTCACCACAAACATACAGAGAAACAGTCGGCTTTAATAAGTCAGCTGTAGTTTAA
- a CDS encoding NifB/NifX family molybdenum-iron cluster-binding protein yields the protein MKKVAIPVTNDQLSEFFGTCNHYEIFEIEKKVLRSYVLEIPAETDIMELPGWLKENGVTDVITFRVNRKIISLFASRKVNLFVGVPLGNPKHLIDKYLEGRLESDKKIIAEITQTEY from the coding sequence ATGAAAAAAGTAGCCATACCGGTAACAAATGATCAGTTAAGCGAATTTTTCGGGACGTGTAACCACTACGAAATTTTCGAGATTGAAAAAAAGGTTTTAAGGAGTTATGTTTTGGAAATTCCTGCTGAAACCGACATTATGGAATTACCCGGCTGGCTGAAAGAAAACGGCGTTACCGATGTTATCACTTTTCGGGTGAATCGGAAAATCATATCGCTGTTTGCTTCCCGCAAAGTGAATTTGTTTGTTGGTGTTCCATTGGGAAATCCAAAGCATTTAATCGATAAATATTTGGAGGGAAGATTAGAATCGGACAAAAAAATTATAGCAGAAATAACACAAACAGAATATTAA
- a CDS encoding thioredoxin family protein, whose product MKLLQTGLHEFETAAELESFINENENVMVCCGRMGPMCLPVYDVMEELEDERENVKFAVMAFDNPEAAVIRNAPECRGFMGLPFTMYYKNGEVAHATSSIQNMQQVTGILDEKFGE is encoded by the coding sequence ATGAAATTATTACAAACAGGTTTACATGAATTTGAAACCGCAGCAGAATTGGAAAGTTTTATCAACGAAAATGAAAATGTAATGGTATGCTGTGGTCGTATGGGACCAATGTGTTTGCCGGTTTATGATGTAATGGAAGAGCTGGAAGACGAGCGTGAAAACGTGAAATTTGCAGTAATGGCATTTGACAATCCTGAAGCAGCTGTAATTCGCAACGCTCCTGAATGTCGTGGTTTTATGGGGTTGCCGTTTACCATGTATTATAAAAATGGTGAAGTAGCTCACGCAACCAGCAGCATACAGAATATGCAGCAGGTAACCGGCATTCTTGATGAAAAATTTGGAGAATAA
- a CDS encoding cupin domain-containing protein → MAKILKADQREYLENPNKIDNYRIFTDSSREKNGINPENLNFDLRKLNPDQYSAPYHFHRFAEELFMMISGSATLRTPDGMEIVNSGDLIFFEKGEAGTHQLYNHTSESCVYLDIRTYNGYDIAEYPDSDKILLAPSFEIFDKNVQADYFDGEKGIKDIWNHLRNKK, encoded by the coding sequence ATGGCCAAAATTTTAAAAGCAGATCAAAGAGAATATCTGGAAAACCCAAATAAGATTGATAATTACAGGATATTTACAGATAGTTCGCGCGAAAAAAATGGTATTAACCCTGAAAATCTGAATTTTGATTTGAGAAAACTGAATCCCGATCAATATTCCGCTCCCTACCATTTTCACCGATTTGCCGAAGAACTTTTTATGATGATTTCGGGCTCAGCAACATTGAGAACTCCCGATGGAATGGAGATTGTAAACAGCGGAGATTTGATTTTTTTTGAAAAGGGAGAAGCAGGGACTCATCAATTGTATAATCATACTTCTGAGTCGTGTGTTTACTTAGACATAAGAACCTATAACGGTTATGACATAGCTGAATACCCTGATTCCGATAAAATATTACTGGCACCGTCATTCGAAATTTTTGACAAAAATGTGCAAGCGGATTATTTTGATGGAGAAAAGGGGATAAAGGATATATGGAATCACCTTCGAAATAAAAAGTAA
- a CDS encoding GNAT family N-acetyltransferase, translated as MINFNKILETNQILLRPLKQGDYDILKKISGDTGLWTYFTNDLSDQDELKKWIETGVKETKIKKRLVFLIVDKQTNSIAGSTSIGNISERDKRVEIGWTWLGREFQGKGINDAVKYLLLKYCFDELNCERVEFKTDILNKPARNALKRIGAVEEGVLRSHTLMTHKRRRDTIYYSILRHEWKEIQMKNNFLGKWDLIPDKSEYERGIPPLKATYEFIKGKNNGFDVFINWMDEEGKEFEVEYQTVPDGQRKKYENPQVADEVMSEFESEFILNSYTFKDGEVIAFASRIIESEGKMKVIQRFFTAGGKHFDNIQYYQKAVL; from the coding sequence ATGATAAACTTTAACAAAATATTGGAGACAAATCAGATATTGTTACGACCATTGAAACAAGGAGATTATGATATCCTGAAAAAAATAAGTGGAGATACTGGTCTATGGACTTATTTTACAAATGATTTGTCAGACCAGGATGAACTCAAAAAATGGATTGAGACAGGTGTAAAGGAAACAAAAATTAAAAAGAGGCTCGTCTTTTTAATCGTTGACAAACAGACAAATTCCATTGCCGGCTCAACCAGCATTGGAAATATTTCAGAACGGGATAAGCGGGTTGAAATTGGATGGACATGGCTTGGCCGAGAGTTTCAGGGTAAAGGTATAAATGACGCGGTTAAATATTTGCTTCTGAAATATTGTTTCGATGAACTAAATTGTGAGCGTGTTGAATTTAAGACTGATATTTTGAATAAACCAGCAAGAAACGCATTGAAGCGAATAGGTGCTGTTGAAGAAGGGGTTTTGAGAAGTCATACTTTAATGACACATAAGAGAAGGCGAGATACAATTTATTATAGTATATTGAGGCACGAATGGAAAGAAATACAAATGAAAAATAATTTTCTGGGAAAATGGGATTTAATCCCCGATAAGTCGGAGTACGAGCGGGGAATTCCTCCTCTAAAAGCAACTTATGAATTCATAAAAGGCAAGAATAATGGTTTCGATGTTTTTATAAACTGGATGGATGAGGAAGGAAAAGAGTTTGAGGTTGAATACCAAACTGTTCCGGACGGGCAGAGGAAAAAATATGAAAATCCACAGGTTGCAGACGAAGTGATGAGTGAGTTTGAATCGGAATTTATTTTGAATTCATACACATTCAAAGACGGAGAGGTGATAGCTTTTGCATCAAGAATTATTGAAAGTGAGGGGAAAATGAAAGTTATTCAACGTTTTTTCACAGCGGGAGGGAAACATTTTGATAATATTCAGTATTACCAAAAAGCTGTTTTGTAA
- the trxA gene encoding thioredoxin, with the protein MSTTLIIIVAVIAALVGLITFNYFRMKNAKPVANSKKIKVLGNKNFKTVTRRGVVLVDFWAPWCGPCKIIAPVLNDIADSEDNVTVAKVNVDQQQPLAKKFKVRNIPTLVVLKDGVEMHRFVGVKTKRAIMKEVNALMAS; encoded by the coding sequence ATGTCGACAACATTAATCATTATCGTTGCTGTTATTGCTGCTCTGGTGGGGCTAATAACGTTTAACTATTTCCGGATGAAAAATGCAAAACCGGTAGCCAATAGTAAAAAAATTAAAGTTTTGGGGAATAAAAATTTTAAAACGGTAACCCGCAGAGGAGTAGTACTTGTTGATTTTTGGGCTCCCTGGTGCGGACCATGTAAAATTATTGCTCCGGTTTTAAACGATATTGCTGACAGCGAAGATAATGTTACGGTTGCCAAAGTAAACGTTGACCAGCAACAACCGCTGGCAAAAAAATTTAAAGTACGTAATATTCCGACTCTGGTGGTTCTAAAAGATGGAGTGGAAATGCACCGTTTTGTTGGGGTGAAAACCAAACGCGCCATTATGAAAGAAGTAAATGCACTGATGGCAAGCTGA
- a CDS encoding Crp/Fnr family transcriptional regulator, producing the protein MKDSENITTPNPIKEMDLVQSRVLSENKTRVSYLKGENIFKQGAFAPYVIYVVEGLVKVYLQTGIEKQINISLAKAGDFLAFSSIFGENIHTYSTQALTDCEICMIEKETLKDLLLKNPEFALEITSKNYRNERHLFEIIKNVSYKQMRGKLASSLLYLSQEEFLKENVFKFLTRQEIADFASISTESAIKFLKEFEKEKIIQLKGKDISILNQEKLESISKNG; encoded by the coding sequence ATGAAGGACTCTGAAAATATAACCACACCGAATCCGATTAAAGAAATGGATTTGGTTCAAAGCAGGGTTTTGAGCGAAAACAAAACCCGGGTTTCTTATCTGAAAGGTGAAAATATTTTTAAACAAGGTGCCTTTGCGCCTTATGTAATTTATGTTGTTGAAGGGCTGGTTAAAGTCTACCTGCAAACCGGTATTGAAAAGCAGATTAACATTAGCCTTGCCAAAGCCGGCGACTTTCTCGCTTTTTCTTCCATTTTTGGTGAAAATATCCATACCTATTCAACACAGGCCTTAACCGACTGCGAGATATGTATGATTGAAAAAGAGACATTGAAAGATTTACTGTTAAAAAACCCGGAATTTGCGCTTGAAATAACATCAAAGAACTATCGAAACGAAAGGCATCTTTTTGAAATAATAAAAAATGTTTCCTACAAACAAATGCGCGGAAAACTGGCTTCCTCCCTACTCTATCTTTCACAAGAAGAATTTTTAAAAGAAAATGTTTTTAAATTTCTTACCCGGCAGGAAATTGCCGATTTTGCTTCTATTTCTACCGAAAGCGCCATCAAATTTTTAAAGGAATTTGAAAAAGAAAAAATCATACAACTAAAAGGTAAAGATATTTCGATTCTTAATCAGGAAAAGCTGGAATCGATAAGTAAAAACGGATGA
- a CDS encoding carboxymuconolactone decarboxylase family protein yields the protein MQRIEALNPTTTTGKSKELFEGIEARLGMVPNMMRTMGNSPAVLGAYLNFSDQLGKSTLGTLLGELIAISVANSNGCEYCNAAHSFIGEKLAGIDRKTLKLAKEGKSADPKIEAALRFSRKLVAAKGRVSNDDINEVKNAGYSDAAVTEIIAHTALNIFTNYFNNAIEVEVDFPKSSLVETAAA from the coding sequence ATGCAAAGAATTGAAGCACTAAATCCGACAACAACAACAGGAAAATCAAAAGAATTATTTGAAGGGATTGAAGCCAGGCTGGGGATGGTTCCGAACATGATGCGAACCATGGGAAACTCTCCCGCAGTGTTAGGCGCTTACCTAAATTTTAGTGACCAACTTGGAAAAAGTACTCTCGGCACTTTATTGGGTGAACTGATTGCCATTTCGGTAGCAAACTCAAATGGTTGTGAGTATTGTAATGCAGCCCATTCATTTATCGGTGAAAAACTGGCGGGGATCGACAGAAAAACACTGAAATTGGCAAAAGAAGGAAAATCAGCAGATCCAAAAATAGAAGCGGCACTTCGTTTTTCAAGAAAATTAGTGGCCGCGAAAGGTCGTGTTAGCAACGATGATATTAACGAAGTTAAAAATGCGGGATATTCCGACGCCGCGGTAACAGAAATTATTGCCCACACCGCTTTGAACATTTTCACAAACTATTTTAATAACGCAATTGAAGTGGAAGTAGACTTTCCAAAATCGTCGTTAGTTGAAACTGCGGCAGCTTAA
- a CDS encoding T9SS type A sorting domain-containing protein — translation MNIYNINGSSVFRQQTGNIKTTVDFSALPGIYTILLTDEAGQIMLNQKIVKQ, via the coding sequence ATGAATATTTATAATATAAACGGGAGTTCTGTTTTCAGGCAGCAAACAGGCAACATAAAAACAACCGTTGATTTTAGTGCTCTGCCTGGTATTTATACTATTTTGCTTACTGATGAAGCAGGGCAAATTATGTTGAACCAGAAAATTGTAAAGCAATAA
- a CDS encoding M61 family metallopeptidase: MHRLTSPKERNINLQISIMIFFAAAFWFATPNLSVAQKTKAELHFEVSVPEAQSHSYEVDFYVSGINRDTIVLKMPKWMPGYYQILDYANNVSEINATAVNGQKIPIQKLNKNSWYITNQKNKAFSVHYKIKAERSFVALSFVDAEHAYIAPANTFLYIENLIQCPVSVKINPANEWSDIATGLQTIIGKNNEFSAPDFDILYDCPILIGNLEELPSFTVQGIEHRFIGYKLGDFDKISFVQKLKKVVEAATDLMGDIPYKKYTFIAIGPGQGGIEHLNNTTISFDGNSLRTTEAINRTLSFIGHEYFHHYNVKRIRPFELGPFDYDKINRTNQLWISEGLTVYYQNMLMKHAGLADKNTLLSWFENEINAVENDNGRFFQSLAQSSYYTWEDGPFGTSWGEEDHSITYYQKGPVVGLLLNFAIRNASQNKKSLDDVMRLVYREYYQKQKRGFTEAEFQQVCESIAGSPLTAFFEYIYTTKELDYKKYLGYAGLELTKTPEKSFKISQVTNPSKDQKTILKSWLGE, from the coding sequence ATGCATCGATTAACATCACCAAAAGAAAGAAACATAAATTTACAAATAAGTATAATGATATTTTTTGCAGCCGCTTTTTGGTTTGCAACCCCAAATTTATCAGTAGCGCAAAAAACAAAAGCGGAATTGCATTTCGAGGTTTCTGTTCCGGAAGCTCAGAGTCATAGCTACGAAGTTGATTTTTATGTTAGTGGCATAAATAGAGATACTATCGTTTTGAAAATGCCAAAGTGGATGCCCGGTTATTATCAAATTTTAGATTATGCCAACAACGTTTCAGAAATAAATGCAACTGCGGTAAACGGTCAAAAAATTCCGATTCAAAAGCTAAACAAAAATAGTTGGTATATCACAAATCAAAAAAATAAAGCATTCTCCGTTCATTATAAAATAAAAGCTGAAAGGTCTTTTGTAGCACTTAGTTTTGTTGATGCGGAACATGCCTACATCGCACCGGCAAATACTTTCCTATATATTGAAAATTTGATACAATGCCCGGTTTCTGTAAAAATAAATCCGGCAAACGAATGGAGTGATATTGCGACAGGATTGCAAACCATTATTGGAAAAAATAATGAATTCTCGGCTCCTGATTTTGACATTCTTTACGATTGCCCCATCTTAATTGGGAACCTGGAAGAGTTGCCTTCATTTACAGTTCAGGGAATTGAACATCGTTTTATTGGTTATAAACTTGGCGACTTTGATAAAATTTCTTTTGTGCAGAAATTAAAAAAAGTAGTTGAGGCAGCAACTGATTTGATGGGCGATATTCCGTATAAAAAATATACTTTTATAGCCATTGGTCCCGGACAGGGTGGAATTGAACACCTAAACAACACAACCATTAGCTTTGACGGAAATTCGTTAAGAACGACTGAAGCTATAAACCGTACTTTATCGTTTATCGGACACGAATATTTTCACCATTATAACGTAAAACGTATCCGGCCTTTTGAATTGGGGCCATTTGATTATGACAAAATAAACCGTACCAATCAACTTTGGATTAGTGAGGGATTAACAGTATACTACCAAAATATGCTAATGAAACATGCAGGGTTGGCAGATAAAAATACGCTTCTCTCCTGGTTCGAAAACGAGATTAACGCTGTAGAAAACGACAACGGACGATTTTTCCAATCATTAGCCCAGTCGAGTTATTATACCTGGGAAGATGGCCCTTTTGGCACCAGCTGGGGCGAAGAAGACCACTCAATCACCTATTACCAAAAAGGACCGGTAGTTGGTTTGTTGCTCAATTTTGCAATTCGAAATGCAAGCCAAAATAAAAAATCACTTGATGATGTAATGAGACTGGTTTACCGCGAGTATTACCAAAAGCAAAAACGCGGTTTTACAGAAGCTGAATTTCAACAGGTATGTGAAAGTATCGCGGGAAGTCCACTTACTGCGTTTTTTGAATACATCTATACCACAAAAGAACTTGATTATAAAAAATACCTGGGATACGCCGGGCTTGAGCTAACAAAAACTCCGGAAAAATCATTCAAAATCAGCCAGGTAACTAATCCTTCCAAAGACCAGAAAACCATTTTAAAATCGTGGCTTGGGGAATAA
- a CDS encoding arylsulfatase B translates to MKVILLLVTAAFLESCNLNGSTQKEKQPNILIILADDLGYADVGFHNSDISTPNIDKLAYSGVRLENFYACPMCTPTRAGLMTGRYPIRYGLMRSVIPPYRDFGLDPNEIMLPEMLAEAGYEHRACIGKWHLGHLRKKWHPNNQGFTYFAGCYNGAIDYFTKVREGETDWHRNSQTVHTDGYVTDIIADEAVGFINSVPDEEPYFLYVPFTAPHSPYQAKEEDIAKYPHREGKQRIYAAMVDCMDQAIGRIIDAVEKRGDRDNTFILFFSDNGGVKNVGDNSPMKGNKLTVYEGGIRVVAAANWPAGGVSGGKIIHTQMGYIDIFPTLKAITQGKTPNENELDGINVLESIKGNGKNVERKWFTYLDQNVEKRERFAVNYNNWKLVLERDARDTVSRRGALNMIFHLDSLHIESSDVNEENPKFLKELLQAVEAFSDTKSDHQISRYNVGKSGFTAPKDWMIEK, encoded by the coding sequence ATGAAAGTTATTTTGCTTTTAGTAACAGCAGCTTTTCTTGAAAGTTGCAATTTGAACGGGAGCACTCAAAAGGAGAAACAACCAAATATTTTAATTATTCTGGCCGACGATTTGGGATATGCTGATGTTGGTTTTCATAACAGCGACATTAGTACACCAAACATCGACAAGCTGGCGTATAGTGGAGTAAGACTTGAAAATTTTTATGCCTGCCCAATGTGTACTCCAACGCGTGCAGGATTGATGACAGGACGCTATCCGATCCGCTATGGATTGATGCGATCGGTGATACCGCCATATCGCGATTTTGGATTGGATCCGAATGAAATTATGTTGCCGGAAATGCTTGCCGAGGCTGGTTATGAGCACCGGGCTTGTATTGGCAAATGGCATTTGGGACATTTAAGAAAGAAGTGGCATCCCAACAATCAGGGCTTTACCTATTTTGCCGGTTGTTACAACGGAGCAATAGACTATTTTACAAAGGTAAGGGAAGGAGAAACTGATTGGCACAGAAATTCGCAAACCGTTCATACGGATGGATACGTAACAGATATTATTGCAGATGAGGCAGTTGGTTTTATTAACAGTGTTCCTGACGAAGAACCTTATTTTCTTTATGTACCTTTTACTGCCCCGCATTCACCTTATCAGGCGAAAGAGGAGGACATTGCCAAATATCCGCATCGCGAAGGAAAACAACGCATTTATGCGGCGATGGTGGATTGTATGGATCAGGCAATTGGCCGAATAATCGATGCTGTTGAAAAGCGCGGAGACAGAGATAATACCTTTATTTTATTTTTTAGCGACAATGGAGGTGTCAAAAATGTAGGCGATAACTCACCTATGAAAGGAAACAAATTAACTGTTTACGAAGGAGGCATTCGTGTTGTTGCCGCAGCTAACTGGCCAGCCGGCGGTGTTAGCGGGGGCAAAATTATACATACTCAAATGGGGTACATCGACATTTTTCCTACGTTAAAGGCTATTACTCAGGGTAAAACACCAAATGAAAATGAGCTTGATGGTATAAATGTTTTAGAAAGTATAAAAGGGAATGGTAAGAATGTTGAGCGCAAGTGGTTTACATATTTAGATCAAAACGTTGAAAAAAGAGAACGATTCGCGGTGAATTACAATAACTGGAAGTTGGTTCTGGAGCGCGATGCCCGGGACACAGTATCCCGACGCGGAGCGTTAAATATGATTTTTCATCTCGATTCTTTGCATATTGAAAGCAGCGATGTTAACGAAGAGAACCCAAAATTTTTAAAAGAACTTCTGCAAGCTGTTGAAGCGTTTTCAGACACAAAATCAGACCATCAGATTTCCAGATATAATGTCGGGAAATCCGGATTCACGGCTCCCAAAGATTGGATGATTGAAAAGTAA